The following coding sequences lie in one Rutidosis leptorrhynchoides isolate AG116_Rl617_1_P2 chromosome 4, CSIRO_AGI_Rlap_v1, whole genome shotgun sequence genomic window:
- the LOC139843381 gene encoding integrin-linked protein kinase 1-like, with protein sequence MMDRAAQLKRGISRQFSTGSMKLSAKFSFKRQSSLDPRSNNVRFSFGRQSSLDPIRRTPTRDEFTLPGNLDSTMQLLFVASKGDVEGVKDLLDDGVDVNSIDLDGRTALHIASCEGHIDVVQLLLSRKANIDARDRWGSTAAADAKYYGNVETYNILKSRGAKVPKTRKTPMTVANPREVPEYELNPLELQIRRSDGISKGNYQVAKWNGTKVSVKILDKDSYSDPESINAFKHELTLLEKVRHPNVVQFVGAVTQNVPMMIVSEFHPRGDLRSYLQKKGRLSPSKALRFALDIARGMNYLHECKPDPIIHCDLRPKNILLDSGGQLKVAGFGLIRLSKISPNKARLSRPVTIDRTNLYIAPEIYKDELFDRGVDVYSFGLILFEMMEGVQPFYPKAPEEAVKLMCLDVNRPSFKIKSKYYPPDLKELIEECWYPNLAIRPKFSEVITRLDKIVGNCAKHGWWKDAFKLPWK encoded by the exons ATGATGGATAGAGCAGCACAATTAAAACGTGGGATATCACGACAATTTTCAACGGGTTCAATGAAGCTAAGCGCGAAATTTAGTTTCAAGCGACAAAGTTCATTGGATCCACGATCAAACAACGTTCGATTTAGCTTTGGTAGGCAATCGTCGCTCGATCCAATTCGACGAACGCCTACCAGAGATGAATTTACGTTGCCTGGGAATTTGGATTCGACTATGCAGTTATTGTTTGTAGCGTCGAAAGGAGATGTTGAAGGAGTTAAAGATTTGCTTGATGATGGTGTTGATGTAAATAGTATTGATCTTGATGGTCGTACAGCTTTACATATTGCTTCGTGTGAAGGACATATTGATGTTGTTCAGCTTTTGTTGAGCAGGAAAGCTAACATTGATGCCCGTGATCGATGGGGCAGCACG GCAGCTGCAGATGCCAAGTACTATGGAAATGTAGAAACATACAATATATTGAAGTCGCGTGGGGCCAAAGTGCCG AAAACTAGAAAGACACCGATGACTGTTGCAAATCCTCGAGAGGTTCCTGAGTACGAGCTTAATCCTCTTGAGCTTCAGATTCGAAGAAGTGATGGCATCTCAAAG GGAAACTATCAAGTTGCTAAATGGAATGGCACAAAAGTTTCTGTAAAGATACTAGACAAAGATAGCTATTCTGACCCTGAAAGCAT AAACGCGTTCAAACATGAGTTGACTTTACTGGAAAAGGTTCGACATCCTAATGTGGTACAGTTTGTTGGAGCTGTAACCCAGAACGTACCCATGATGATAGTTTCCGAGTTTCACCCCCGA GGTGACCTCAGATCCTATCTTCAAAAGAAAGGACGTTTGTCGCCATCTAAAGCTCTTAGATTTGCTCTTGATATTGCCAG GGGTATGAACTATCTTCATGAGTGTAAACCTGATCCAATTATCCATTGTGATTTAAGGCCAAA AAATATTTTGCTGGATAGTGGGGGCCAGTTAAAAGTTGCAGGATTTGGGTTAATCCGATTGTCTAAAATTTCGCCTAATAAAGCAAGATTATCGAGACCCGTTACCATTGATCGAACAA ATTTATATATTGCACCAGAGATTTATAAAGATGAACTTTTCGATAGAGGCGTGGATGTGTACTCTTTTGGCCTTATTCTATTCGAG ATGATGGAGGGTGTCCAACCGTTCTATCCCAAGGCTCCCGAGGAGGCAGTTAAACTCATGTGTTTGGATGTCAACAGACCTTCATTCAAGATAAAATCTAAATATTACCCTCCAGATCTAAAAGA ATTGATCGAGGAGTGCTGGTATCCAAATTTGGCTATAAGGCCAAAATTTTCCGAGGTTATTACAAGACTAGACAAAATTGTTGGAAATTGCGCTAAACACGGATGGTGGAAAGATGCATTTAAGCTGCCATG GAAGTAA